From the genome of Thermoanaerobaculia bacterium:
CGCGCCCGTCCGGCTCGATGCATCGCCGCGCCGGCTAATCCAGGCCCTCCGGCAGTGCCGCCCGAACATCCCCCTCATACAGCGAATCGAAGAGCGCCGCCGCCTCGCGGCCGGCGGGGGTCAGGTTCTTCGGGACGACGATCTTCACCGTGTAGACGTGATCGCCCGACGCGTCGGTGCGCGGATCGCGGACTCCCTTGCCGCGCAGGCGAAAGCGCTGCCCTCCCTGCGTCCCCGGCGGCACCTTCGCGCGGACGCGGCCGTGCACGGTCGGCACCGAGATCTCGGCGCCCGAGTAGGCCTCCCGGATCGTGATCGGCACCACGCCGAGGATGTCGTCGTCGCGGCGCTCGAAATAGGGATGGGGGGAGACCCGGATCGTGACGTAGAGATCGCCCGCCGACCCGTCGCTCCCCATGTCGCCCTTCCCCGGGATGCGGATCGTGCCGCCGTCGCGGATCGCGGCGGGGACGTTGACCTTGAGCTTCTCCATGTTCGCCACCCGTCCCTGGCCGCGGCACGTCGGGCAGGGAGCGCGGCCTTTCCTTCCGGTTCCCTGGCACGTGGGGCAGGCGACGCGTCGCGTCGTCTG
Proteins encoded in this window:
- a CDS encoding J domain-containing protein, with the translated sequence MKKDYYDVLGVSRGASEADVKKAYRKLARKLHPDVNPGDTGAQKKFQEVQEAYEVLQDPEKRKAYDRFGHAGPRVEEPPEGGGFDFGSYGFGGGGGGAGFEDLGGIFGNLFGGMGGAGFRGGAMAADARATMEIPFRTSVFGGTLQLQTTRRVACPTCQGTGRKGRAPCPTCRGQGRVANMEKLKVNVPAAIRDGGTIRIPGKGDMGSDGSAGDLYVTIRVSPHPYFERRDDDILGVVPITIREAYSGAEISVPTVHGRVRAKVPPGTQGGQRFRLRGKGVRDPRTDASGDHVYTVKIVVPKNLTPAGREAAALFDSLYEGDVRAALPEGLD